A segment of the Eleutherodactylus coqui strain aEleCoq1 chromosome 6, aEleCoq1.hap1, whole genome shotgun sequence genome:
ctcaaaatgctgaaaagtaatgttaaatttgtacgtcctctaaatggttaaaaaaaactaaagtttttcaagtgtgcattcagaataaagtaaacagatggaaatacatatcttatcaaaaatttgtacagtatgtttggacatatttgagatattacggttgaaaatgtgaaaaaatgacaattttttcaaaatttttccaatattggtacttttaataaatatacacaaattatatcggtctctttttacaatctaaatgaagtacaacatgtggcgaaaaaaacaatgtcagaatcacttggatatgtaaagcctttacggagttatgccacgttgaacgatgcatgtcagatttccaaaatttggctccgtcactaaggcgcaaacaggcttcgtcactaaggggttaatcttgttcTATTTCTAATATTCATTTAAGGTAACTAAACTGACCATCTAATATAAATATTCCATATCCTTTTACCCCTGTGTGATTCCTGCATATGGGTATTCCACATGCTCATGTCAATTATGTAGACCTCGCTGATAAGTCTAAAGGGTGGACAGCTATAGAACATGGGCACTAGCCCTACTGACCATTTATTCACATATGAAATATTGCATTGAATTTTTATTAAGAGAAATTTAAGTTCTTAACTAAATTCCATAAAAGGTGAGGGTAGACACATCCGCAAACTTCTAGAGGGTCAGCTCTGGTGTACAATTGTCAAGTATAGACTTGTCCTTATCCAAATTGGTGATTATGTCATCTTTCTCTCTGGGTCTTAGTTATTGAATTTGCAAAGTGAAGCTAGTTTAGACATGGATAGAGTTTGCATTTGCTGAAATATTGCAGCTTGGCAGAATGAAAGAATTACATGCCATGCCATTTGTCCTCCAGGTCAGTCTGACTGAGTATTGCTAGGTGAGATAAGAGAATGTGACATGTTCTGGAAAGCTATAGGCAGTAGGGTGTCTTTCAGAGGCTTGTCTCCATTTAATTACCTTGCCACTCTTATTGAGCATCTGTGGAGTTCCGGCAGGAATGGCAGGTTCAGATAGTGATCATTAAATATCTTTGCTAGCAGGTACAAGATGACAGGCAGGACAGGCAGTGTGGAGCTCAGCTTGTGCATTCACTAATACCTCACATGCAACCATGTATTTCTTTCTATTAAAAGTTATACATAAAGCAATTTCAGTATAGATACATAAACTCATAATATTAAATTCCAAAATTATAAAATTTATAATTTCAACTAGAGGAACATAACCAAatgcaaaaaatattttgtatCTCCTTGGAAAACATTTGCGTTTTACGAAAGATTTGGCCTTTTGGCTCCATTTATTATTTCCCAGAGAGCCTTCTTTACATCCCTGTTTCTAAAGGTATAAATGAAAGGATTAATTGTGGGTGTGAATGCTGTATACATAAAAGACAGGTACTTATCATAATGGCTGCTCTTGGTTTTGACATAAACAAGTATGGCAGCACCATAGAAGAGACTGGCCACTATGAGATGAGATgtgcaggtggagaaggctttctGTTTTCCATAATCACTCTTGATTTGTATCACTGTCTTTAAGATATTGATATAGAATCCTATAATCATCAGAAAAGGCAGAACAACACAAATGACAGCAGTTAAGGTTGCTGACATACTACTAATGAGCGTATCAGAGCAGGCCAAGCTTTGTAACGGAGCCATGTCACAAAAAAAGTGGTCAATCATGTTAGGGCCGCAGAAATCCAATTGTGCTATAATGGTGACTGGTACTAAAAGAATGCTAAATCCAAAAATCCATGGAAACATGGCTAATCCAACACACATTGTATCAGTCATGATGGATGAGTAATGCAAAGGGTTATTAATAGCCATATGTCGATCAAACACCATCACTACCAGGAGATAGCATTCGGTGACACCCAAAGAGTTCAAGAAATACATCTGGGTGACACATCCACTGAAGGATATTGTGTTGTTAGCAGCAATTAAAATGGCTAAAAGCTTTGGGATGGTGACGGAGATAAATGTGATTTCTGAGATAGCAAACACACTGATGAAAAAATACATTGGGCTATGAAGTGTATGTGCTATTTTAGTAACAGTGATTATCACAATGTTTTCTATGATGCAAGTGATATAAGACACcagaaaaaccacagcaaatattTTCTGGATCTCGTGTAAATCAGCAAATGCCAATAAAATAATCTCTTCAACCACAGTTTTATTTTTCGGCTCCATTTATCTGAAAATAAGGGTGAAATCATATCACATATTCCAAGGTATTCCCACAAATGTTATTTTCAGTCTAATAAACATCTAATTTTTAAGAAGGTTTTCCATGGACTCAGAACGAGTGCATTTTAGTCGTAAAATCCACACAAAATTTGGGGATTTTTCATCTCACTGTTTGGTAACTAATAACTTTTTCTCTTTACATCCACACAGTAACAGAGTAttatttttgtgggaagagttttaGTTTCTACACTTAACctgcaaataatgtgtatatttatagtACATGCTTTGATTGCTATGGGGATACGAATAAGTGCGCTTTATGTTAGTATAAATGTGTttttaacccttaccaatccaatttgtatcctagatttcctagggggcttactctttt
Coding sequences within it:
- the LOC136571878 gene encoding olfactory receptor 6N1-like produces the protein MEPKNKTVVEEIILLAFADLHEIQKIFAVVFLVSYITCIIENIVIITVTKIAHTLHSPMYFFISVFAISEITFISVTIPKLLAILIAANNTISFSGCVTQMYFLNSLGVTECYLLVVMVFDRHMAINNPLHYSSIMTDTMCVGLAMFPWIFGFSILLVPVTIIAQLDFCGPNMIDHFFCDMAPLQSLACSDTLISSMSATLTAVICVVLPFLMIIGFYINILKTVIQIKSDYGKQKAFSTCTSHLIVASLFYGAAILVYVKTKSSHYDKYLSFMYTAFTPTINPFIYTFRNRDVKKALWEIINGAKRPNLS